From a single Labrenzia sp. PHM005 genomic region:
- a CDS encoding FKBP-type peptidyl-prolyl cis-trans isomerase, which produces MIKWIASLITAVMLIVPAAAQDELQIKDLQKGTGEEANVGETVVVHYTGWLMDGTKFDSSVDRGTPFSFTLGERRVIPGWEQGVEGMQVGGKRELIIPPHLAYGTSGAGGVIPPNATLKFEIELLEVKAKKYSKLGNDQLKAKLAAGATVIDIRRPDEWKDTGVIPGTHLVTFFDASGNTNPNFGKALQSLISGPNDEVIFLCRTGARSKALSEYLSGQAGFTQVANVTNGITSWISDGGEVTDAAQPENCWLC; this is translated from the coding sequence ATGATCAAATGGATCGCGAGCCTCATCACTGCTGTAATGCTTATTGTGCCCGCCGCGGCACAGGACGAATTGCAGATCAAGGACCTTCAAAAAGGCACGGGCGAAGAAGCAAATGTCGGCGAAACGGTGGTGGTTCACTACACCGGCTGGCTGATGGACGGGACCAAGTTTGATTCCAGTGTTGACCGCGGCACGCCCTTCTCCTTCACGCTCGGCGAGCGCCGGGTGATCCCCGGCTGGGAACAAGGCGTGGAAGGCATGCAGGTCGGCGGCAAGCGCGAGCTGATCATTCCCCCCCATCTGGCCTATGGCACGTCCGGCGCGGGCGGCGTCATCCCGCCCAACGCCACGCTGAAGTTTGAGATCGAGCTGCTCGAGGTCAAGGCCAAGAAATACTCCAAACTCGGCAATGACCAATTGAAAGCCAAGCTGGCCGCCGGCGCCACCGTGATCGACATCCGCCGTCCGGATGAATGGAAAGACACAGGCGTTATACCCGGCACCCATTTGGTGACTTTCTTCGATGCCTCCGGCAACACCAATCCGAATTTCGGCAAAGCCCTGCAGTCGTTGATTTCCGGGCCGAACGATGAAGTCATCTTTCTGTGCCGGACCGGCGCCCGCAGCAAAGCCTTGTCGGAATACCTCTCAGGTCAAGCCGGCTTCACCCAGGTCGCCAATGTCACCAACGGCATCACCAGCTGGATATCAGACGGCGGTGAAGTGACGGACGCCGCACAGCCGGAAAACTGCTGGCTGTGTTGA
- the amt gene encoding ammonium transporter: protein MPFLASPAAAAAEGLQRTLDMVWLLVAAGLVLLMQVGFMLLEAGLVRSKNSINVAQKNLLDLAICVIIFAVFGFSLAFGAGGGWFAGVDPRLIALGDVTPWILTVFAFQVMFCGTAATIISGAVAERMRLQAYIWCTVLTAGLIYPVFARWAWGGVLFPDAEAFLADKGFVDFAGSTVVHATGAWIALAACIFLGPRVGRFDNDGRPCRIQGHSSVLATAGALALFVGWLGFNGGSTLSASPDVPGIFANTVLAAAAGTAAGYLLGKYRDGVVLPENSISGLLGGLVAVTAGCHILTPPAALAVGALGGAVALLGAVFLERKFKLDDPVGAISVHGFAGVAGTLALALLAPVETLPLGARIPQLLIQLQGVLTNFAWCFGVSFLVLGLLNKLRPLRLSRHDEDIGLNEAEHGTRLGIGHVEDALDSLIAGKADLSMRLKVSKGEDSERLTRLFNALMETVQSQEQAYSRVADAKRTQEESERLSALANATFDAIVISVDGRIIDGNKTFEELVGHSIEDLEMRGLYEFVETDLAGTLEEHLVKAEKEPREVTFINRSGERVPVEIRTRVISYRGTPTRVSALVDLRERKKAEAQILHLAQHDPLTDLPNRAVFNAELKHTLARCQKAGQGAALLLVDLDKFKDINDLHGHPAGDKVIRVTAERLMSACRGSDTVARLGGDEFAIIQTSIAFANQAEDMAHRLVSLLSEPINCGHGLVVKPSASVGVALITSADSEEQVISNADIALYNAKSRGRQTYCLFRQGMGAEVRKRRAMEKDLNSALSNNEFELYFQPRLNLSTGQIVSYEALIRWHHPERGLISPGEFIPVAEGSGQIIGIGKFVLQRALVVAARDIPSANISLNVSPVQFRDKDFLEDVESAIDASGIPAHRIELEITENTLIEDDARALSILTKLKAVGVKIALDDFGVGYSSLSYLSRFPFDCIKIDRSFVQEASRNYNSLAIVETVVRLGKALNMRIVAEGVEDTEKLCLLADRGCHEAQGFLIGKPAPVDHLIREAPADVRSALDQLRFACELGEEPFEAKELAG, encoded by the coding sequence TTGCCATTTCTGGCATCACCTGCGGCTGCAGCGGCCGAAGGCTTGCAAAGAACATTGGATATGGTCTGGCTGCTGGTGGCCGCTGGGCTCGTACTGCTGATGCAGGTCGGTTTCATGCTGTTGGAGGCGGGCCTGGTCCGGTCCAAGAATTCCATCAATGTGGCACAGAAAAACCTGCTTGACCTTGCTATCTGTGTGATCATCTTCGCCGTGTTCGGCTTCAGCCTAGCATTCGGCGCTGGCGGCGGCTGGTTCGCCGGAGTTGATCCGCGGCTGATTGCCCTTGGTGACGTTACGCCTTGGATTTTGACCGTTTTTGCCTTTCAAGTGATGTTTTGCGGGACTGCAGCGACCATCATTTCAGGGGCGGTCGCGGAACGCATGCGGCTTCAAGCTTACATCTGGTGCACCGTACTGACCGCAGGACTGATTTATCCGGTTTTTGCCCGCTGGGCCTGGGGCGGTGTTCTGTTTCCGGATGCCGAGGCCTTTCTTGCCGACAAGGGATTTGTCGATTTTGCCGGGTCCACCGTGGTGCATGCAACAGGAGCCTGGATAGCGCTGGCGGCCTGTATCTTCCTAGGGCCGCGGGTCGGGCGCTTTGACAACGATGGGCGCCCTTGTCGGATCCAAGGCCACAGCTCGGTTTTGGCGACCGCAGGAGCGCTTGCATTATTTGTCGGCTGGCTTGGCTTCAACGGTGGATCGACCCTATCAGCAAGTCCGGACGTACCAGGGATTTTCGCAAATACGGTTCTGGCTGCTGCAGCCGGAACAGCGGCAGGCTATCTGCTAGGAAAATACCGGGACGGTGTGGTGCTGCCGGAAAACTCTATTTCCGGCCTCTTGGGCGGCTTGGTCGCGGTGACCGCCGGCTGCCATATTCTGACCCCGCCAGCAGCCTTGGCTGTGGGAGCGCTTGGTGGCGCCGTTGCTCTGTTGGGAGCAGTGTTCCTGGAGCGCAAGTTCAAGCTGGATGATCCGGTAGGCGCAATCAGTGTGCATGGATTTGCCGGCGTTGCCGGGACGCTCGCCTTAGCTCTACTGGCGCCAGTAGAAACATTGCCGCTTGGGGCGCGGATCCCGCAGTTGCTGATCCAGCTTCAAGGTGTTTTGACGAATTTCGCCTGGTGCTTTGGCGTTAGTTTCCTCGTACTTGGGCTTCTCAACAAGCTTCGGCCGCTCCGCCTGTCCCGTCACGATGAGGATATTGGCCTGAATGAAGCCGAGCATGGCACCCGGCTCGGCATTGGCCATGTAGAAGATGCACTTGATAGCTTGATTGCCGGCAAGGCCGACTTGTCGATGCGGCTTAAAGTGTCTAAGGGCGAAGATTCAGAACGGCTCACCCGTCTCTTCAATGCCTTGATGGAAACCGTTCAAAGCCAGGAACAGGCGTATTCACGTGTTGCCGATGCGAAGAGGACACAGGAAGAATCTGAGCGCCTGTCGGCGCTGGCCAACGCGACCTTTGATGCCATCGTAATTTCGGTCGATGGCCGCATTATAGACGGCAACAAAACCTTTGAGGAGCTGGTCGGCCACTCCATAGAAGATCTGGAGATGCGCGGACTTTATGAGTTTGTCGAGACCGATTTAGCCGGAACCTTGGAAGAGCATTTGGTCAAAGCGGAAAAAGAACCGCGTGAAGTTACCTTCATCAACCGCTCCGGCGAGCGGGTGCCGGTCGAAATCCGGACACGTGTCATTTCTTACCGCGGGACACCGACCCGGGTCTCAGCACTGGTTGACTTACGGGAGCGGAAGAAAGCTGAGGCGCAAATTCTGCATTTGGCGCAGCACGATCCCTTGACAGATTTGCCCAATAGGGCCGTTTTCAATGCGGAGCTGAAACACACACTCGCGCGTTGTCAGAAGGCTGGGCAGGGGGCGGCCCTGTTGTTGGTCGACTTGGATAAGTTCAAAGACATCAATGATCTGCATGGGCACCCCGCGGGCGATAAGGTCATCCGGGTAACCGCTGAACGGCTTATGTCCGCTTGCCGGGGAAGTGATACGGTTGCCCGGCTTGGCGGGGATGAGTTTGCAATCATTCAGACGTCGATTGCTTTTGCCAATCAGGCTGAGGATATGGCGCACCGGTTGGTCTCGCTTTTGTCGGAGCCGATAAACTGCGGTCACGGGCTGGTCGTCAAACCAAGTGCAAGTGTCGGAGTGGCGTTGATTACATCGGCTGACAGCGAAGAACAGGTCATTTCAAATGCCGATATTGCTCTTTACAACGCCAAAAGCCGGGGGCGGCAAACCTACTGTCTGTTCCGCCAGGGTATGGGGGCTGAGGTCCGCAAACGCAGGGCTATGGAGAAGGACCTGAACTCGGCTCTCTCAAACAACGAGTTTGAACTCTATTTTCAGCCGCGGCTAAATTTGTCGACCGGACAAATCGTGTCTTATGAGGCATTGATCCGGTGGCATCACCCGGAACGAGGGCTCATCAGTCCAGGCGAGTTTATCCCTGTCGCTGAGGGCTCGGGCCAAATCATTGGTATTGGCAAATTCGTTTTGCAAAGAGCGCTCGTGGTGGCGGCGCGGGATATCCCGTCTGCAAACATTAGTTTGAATGTCAGTCCGGTCCAATTCCGCGACAAGGACTTTCTGGAGGATGTCGAAAGCGCGATCGATGCATCTGGTATCCCGGCGCATCGGATTGAGCTGGAGATCACCGAGAACACGCTGATTGAAGACGATGCCAGGGCCCTGTCGATCCTGACGAAGTTGAAGGCCGTAGGGGTTAAAATCGCGCTCGACGATTTTGGTGTTGGCTATTCGTCGCTCAGCTATCTGAGCCGATTCCCGTTTGATTGCATCAAGATCGACCGGTCATTCGTTCAAGAAGCCTCGCGGAACTATAACTCGCTGGCAATTGTTGAAACTGTGGTTCGGCTCGGCAAAGCATTGAACATGCGGATTGTTGCCGAGGGGGTGGAAGATACGGAGAAGTTATGCCTTCTGGCAGACCGTGGGTGTCATGAAGCTCAGGGGTTCTTGATTGGCAAGCCGGCTCCGGTAGATCATCTTATCCGTGAAGCGCCTGCAGATGTGAGATCGGCGCTTGATCAGCTGCGTTTTGCTTGTGAGCTTGGGGAAGAACCGTTTGAGGCAAAGGAGCTTGCCGGCTGA
- a CDS encoding nuclear transport factor 2 family protein — translation MTEYSDHLNLWLSGLEGGDKFKILNKILADDCVFYSPVMHTPQKGKQLTFLYLASAFTVLLKEGKFQYRRILEQGNDAVLEFETEIDGILINGVDMMTFNDDGQITEFKVMLRPMKALEKVKALMMAELEAMKSA, via the coding sequence ATGACCGAATACTCAGACCATCTGAACCTGTGGCTCAGCGGACTTGAAGGTGGGGATAAATTCAAGATCCTGAACAAGATTTTGGCAGATGACTGCGTGTTTTACAGCCCCGTCATGCACACACCGCAAAAGGGCAAACAGCTGACATTTCTTTATCTCGCCAGCGCGTTCACTGTTTTGCTGAAAGAAGGAAAGTTTCAGTACCGGCGGATCCTTGAACAAGGCAATGATGCTGTTCTGGAATTTGAAACAGAGATCGATGGGATCCTCATCAACGGTGTCGACATGATGACCTTCAACGACGATGGGCAGATCACCGAATTCAAGGTGATGCTGCGGCCGATGAAAGCCTTGGAAAAGGTCAAAGCGTTGATGATGGCTGAGCTTGAAGCGATGAAATCAGCTTAA
- a CDS encoding alkaline phosphatase family protein, with translation MANPVCLIIIDGLRHDTAIEECGYLMAAVEAKQARAWQMQSCLPTISAPLYETIHTGLAPIEHGILSNEAIRPSNKPNVFSTLKTAGKTTGAVAHSYYHTLYGGTAFDPFEHTEINDPDAPVPYARYYSMEGYSKVNPALPSETDLCAQTWILAQTHKPDYLLLHSSSCDSLGHYYTSSSAEYRHQAWRVDNALSRLIPRLRDAGYDVLVTADHGMNEDGHHAGDQPGLRAVPFFVFSDRFKAPENEILDQKAIAPTILALLETPIPQSMTSKALT, from the coding sequence ATGGCAAATCCCGTATGCCTCATCATTATAGACGGCCTGCGTCATGATACGGCAATCGAAGAGTGCGGCTACTTGATGGCCGCCGTTGAAGCCAAACAAGCCCGGGCCTGGCAAATGCAGAGCTGCCTGCCGACGATCTCCGCCCCGCTCTATGAAACCATCCACACCGGACTCGCCCCGATCGAGCACGGGATCTTGAGCAATGAGGCCATCCGCCCGTCAAACAAACCGAATGTCTTTTCAACCTTGAAGACTGCAGGAAAAACCACCGGCGCGGTGGCGCATTCTTATTATCACACCCTCTACGGCGGCACCGCGTTCGACCCATTTGAGCACACGGAAATCAACGATCCGGATGCCCCGGTCCCCTATGCCCGCTACTATTCGATGGAAGGTTATTCAAAGGTCAATCCCGCCTTGCCGTCAGAGACAGATCTTTGCGCGCAGACTTGGATCCTCGCCCAGACCCATAAACCGGACTATCTGCTGCTGCATTCTTCCAGCTGCGATTCCCTCGGCCACTACTACACCAGCAGTTCGGCCGAATACCGCCATCAGGCTTGGCGTGTCGACAATGCGCTGTCAAGGCTCATTCCGAGACTCAGGGATGCGGGCTATGATGTGTTGGTGACAGCAGATCATGGCATGAACGAAGACGGCCATCATGCGGGCGATCAGCCCGGTTTGCGCGCCGTGCCGTTTTTTGTGTTTTCCGACCGGTTCAAGGCTCCGGAAAATGAGATTCTGGACCAGAAAGCGATCGCACCAACCATTCTGGCTCTTTTGGAAACGCCCATTCCGCAAAGCATGACTTCAAAAGCGCTCACATAG
- a CDS encoding 8-oxoguanine deaminase gives MSQTLLLKNADMLVTMDGGRREIRGGGLFAVDGVIKQVGPTEDLPTTADKVIDATGQIVLPGFVNTHHHLNQTLTRNLPAAQNNNLFPWLKAHYRIWAKTDPEASRASTLIGLAELALSGCTTVFDHTYLFQSGNKVDYQIEAAKDLGVRFHASRGSMSLGESKGGLPPDECVEDEDFILKDTIRVIDRFHDGNDHAMTRVVVAPCSPFSVSEDLLRESAALARDKGVMLHTHLCETQDEERYTLERFGKRPVEWMEGLDWTGNDVWFAHAIHVDDDEIRLFAKTGCGAAHCPCSNMRLASGIAPVKKYMAAGVKVGLGVDGSASNDGSNMLMEARQAMLLARLQLGLQPPEGPSKYALLPPAHPLRAGEWMTAREALELATLGGGSVLGRTDIGSLETGKCADFFTLDLNTINFAGGLHDPVAAVVFCAPQTVNTTVINGKVVVEDGQITTMDMGPVIETHNRLSLKLAEGV, from the coding sequence ATGTCCCAAACCCTGCTTTTGAAAAACGCCGATATGCTTGTCACTATGGATGGCGGGCGCCGGGAAATCCGGGGCGGGGGGCTTTTTGCCGTTGACGGTGTGATCAAGCAAGTCGGGCCGACGGAGGATCTGCCGACAACGGCGGACAAGGTCATTGATGCCACTGGGCAGATCGTCTTGCCCGGTTTTGTGAACACACACCATCACCTCAATCAGACACTGACGCGCAATTTGCCGGCGGCGCAAAACAACAATCTGTTTCCCTGGCTCAAAGCCCATTACCGCATCTGGGCAAAAACTGATCCGGAAGCCTCACGTGCGAGCACGTTGATCGGTTTGGCTGAACTGGCACTCTCCGGCTGCACCACGGTGTTCGACCACACCTATCTCTTTCAAAGCGGCAATAAGGTCGATTACCAGATTGAAGCAGCAAAAGACCTCGGCGTGCGGTTTCACGCCAGTCGCGGGTCTATGTCGCTCGGAGAAAGCAAAGGCGGACTGCCACCAGATGAATGTGTCGAGGACGAAGACTTCATTTTGAAAGACACCATCCGGGTGATTGACCGTTTTCATGACGGGAATGACCATGCCATGACCCGGGTGGTCGTGGCGCCATGTTCACCATTTTCGGTCTCTGAAGATCTCCTGCGTGAAAGCGCGGCGCTCGCCCGAGACAAAGGCGTGATGCTGCACACCCATTTGTGCGAGACGCAGGATGAAGAGCGCTACACGCTGGAGCGCTTCGGCAAACGGCCCGTGGAATGGATGGAAGGGCTGGATTGGACCGGAAACGATGTTTGGTTCGCCCATGCCATTCATGTGGATGATGATGAGATCCGCCTGTTTGCCAAGACCGGCTGCGGCGCGGCGCATTGCCCGTGCTCCAACATGCGGCTTGCGTCGGGCATTGCGCCGGTGAAGAAATATATGGCCGCTGGCGTCAAGGTCGGTCTCGGGGTGGACGGCTCGGCGAGCAACGATGGCTCCAACATGCTGATGGAAGCCCGGCAGGCCATGCTTCTGGCACGCTTGCAACTCGGCCTTCAGCCGCCGGAAGGCCCAAGCAAATATGCGCTTCTGCCGCCGGCACATCCCTTGCGCGCCGGAGAGTGGATGACCGCGCGCGAAGCTTTGGAATTGGCGACGCTCGGTGGCGGATCTGTTCTAGGCAGGACTGATATTGGATCTTTGGAAACAGGTAAGTGCGCAGATTTCTTCACACTTGACTTGAATACAATCAATTTCGCAGGCGGACTGCATGACCCGGTCGCAGCCGTCGTCTTCTGCGCACCTCAAACGGTCAACACTACAGTGATCAACGGTAAGGTGGTTGTCGAGGATGGTCAGATCACCACCATGGACATGGGGCCCGTGATCGAAACCCATAACCGGCTGAGCCTGAAGCTGGCGGAGGGCGTGTAG
- a CDS encoding PAS domain-containing protein — protein MPKAVTLTGHERTFAPDDVIVSKTDLKGRITYANRVFLEVAGFTEKEILGQPHSIIRHPDMPRCVFKLLWATLEAGNEIFAYVVNRCKNGDHYWVYAHVTPSFDSSGKIISYHSNRRVPEKAVINQHIIPLYSALLEEEKRHASRKEGMLAAEQMVLNLLAENGIGYDEFLANLRAAA, from the coding sequence GTGCCTAAGGCAGTTACGTTAACTGGACACGAAAGAACCTTCGCGCCCGATGATGTTATAGTGAGCAAGACCGACCTGAAGGGCCGGATCACCTACGCCAACCGGGTTTTTCTCGAAGTGGCGGGCTTTACCGAAAAAGAAATCCTGGGGCAGCCGCACAGCATTATCCGTCACCCGGATATGCCTCGATGCGTTTTCAAGCTGCTATGGGCGACGTTGGAGGCGGGGAATGAAATCTTCGCCTATGTCGTCAACCGCTGCAAAAACGGCGACCATTATTGGGTCTATGCTCACGTAACGCCGAGCTTTGATTCAAGCGGGAAGATAATCAGTTATCACTCCAACCGGCGGGTTCCGGAAAAAGCAGTGATCAATCAGCATATTATTCCCCTCTACAGCGCTCTTCTGGAAGAGGAGAAACGTCATGCCAGCCGTAAAGAAGGCATGCTCGCAGCAGAGCAGATGGTGCTGAACCTGCTAGCGGAAAATGGGATTGGCTATGACGAGTTCCTCGCAAACCTGCGCGCGGCTGCCTGA
- a CDS encoding DUF4375 domain-containing protein codes for MDWQHADHPDPEISLEWSEDFWPPEEWYFMPDWAWGNTDPLWKFDNPESAKAVAAKMTKEQLYLFAVMQVVGDICNGGFSQAFYNSYSELAEEAVLGLEMFGLPRHAEILDEGFTLFGIRPIPRDRNVRIAKLEALSTTEKDRFGVFGFLGFGKPAINPAGDVVERWELLQSELFKLLQADTHGDGYDAAFYRPIAEWIYERKDRFFIL; via the coding sequence ATGGACTGGCAACATGCCGATCACCCCGATCCAGAAATTAGTTTAGAATGGAGCGAGGATTTCTGGCCGCCGGAAGAATGGTATTTTATGCCGGACTGGGCATGGGGAAACACAGACCCACTGTGGAAGTTTGACAATCCCGAATCCGCAAAAGCTGTTGCCGCAAAAATGACCAAAGAGCAGCTTTATCTTTTTGCGGTCATGCAAGTGGTTGGAGACATATGCAACGGCGGATTCTCTCAGGCTTTTTACAACTCCTACAGTGAATTAGCAGAAGAAGCGGTCCTAGGCCTCGAGATGTTCGGATTACCGCGCCACGCTGAAATTCTTGACGAAGGTTTCACTCTTTTTGGCATTCGCCCAATTCCACGTGACCGCAACGTTCGGATCGCCAAGCTAGAAGCTCTTTCCACAACCGAAAAGGACAGATTTGGTGTGTTTGGCTTTTTGGGTTTTGGGAAGCCAGCCATCAACCCAGCTGGAGATGTCGTAGAACGTTGGGAACTATTGCAAAGCGAGTTATTTAAGTTACTCCAAGCAGATACACATGGAGATGGATATGATGCGGCCTTTTACCGGCCAATAGCGGAGTGGATATACGAGCGTAAAGACCGTTTCTTCATACTCTAG
- a CDS encoding DUF962 domain-containing protein translates to MATRSATSRRIDGLLTEYGESHQNATNKFIHWICVPVIVWTVTALLWSLPVPAIFETVPYLNWATVVIALATVYYLTLSIPLAFGMAFIGIVCSIINAAYDLPLPLWQTALAVFVVAWIGQFIGHKIEGKKPSFFKDIQFLLIGPAWLLHFLYRKAGIKY, encoded by the coding sequence ATGGCAACTCGATCTGCAACAAGCCGCAGGATTGACGGCTTACTGACCGAATATGGCGAAAGCCACCAAAACGCGACCAACAAATTCATTCACTGGATTTGTGTACCGGTGATTGTCTGGACGGTCACAGCGCTGCTTTGGAGCTTGCCTGTCCCAGCAATCTTTGAAACCGTCCCTTATCTTAATTGGGCTACCGTCGTGATTGCTCTGGCGACGGTTTATTACCTAACCCTCTCGATCCCGCTGGCTTTCGGCATGGCTTTTATCGGGATTGTTTGCAGCATAATCAATGCGGCCTATGACCTCCCCTTGCCGTTGTGGCAAACGGCACTCGCTGTTTTTGTTGTTGCCTGGATCGGCCAATTCATCGGCCACAAAATCGAAGGCAAAAAACCGTCCTTTTTCAAAGACATCCAGTTCCTGTTGATTGGACCCGCATGGCTTTTGCACTTTCTGTACCGAAAGGCCGGGATTAAGTACTGA
- a CDS encoding anthranilate synthase component I, which translates to MPQLADQSFVTESGITILRSSRPSDYETGTSDWIDRLDSERGAVLASSYEYPGRYTRWDMALVNPPLVMEAADRKVEIRALNERGKVILPAVAATLKTHADVESFSASDDRIDLTVKKPDRDFQEEERSRQPSTFSIVRALKELFACNDDQLGLYGTFGYDVAFQFEPIDLKLERPDDQRDVVLFLPDEILIVDHHGKRAYVLEYDFVVDGVSTKGLERTGEKQQYTPANRDPGRGDHEPGEYAKLVDEAKNYFRRGDLFETVPGQVFYESCPNPPSAVSRRLAQINPSPYSFFFNLGNNEYLVGASPEMYVRVTGGRRVETCPISGTIRRGKNAIEDEAQIRKLLNSAKDEAELTMCSDVDRNDKSRVCVPGSVKVIGRRQIEMYSRLIHTVDHIEGTLREDMDALDAFLSHTWAVTVTGAPKRWAMQFIEDHEKSPRAWYGGAIGAVLFNGDMNTGLTLRTVRIKDGVAQIRAGATLLYDSIPEDEEAETELKAEAMRAAVREAGLAIKSADSGDAHKPGEGLKILLVDHEDSFVHTLANYFRQTGADVVTYRTPVADHVFHDVNPDLVVLSPGPGNPKDFDCAATIGRARARALPIFGVCLGLQALSEYFGAELGQLDVPMHGKPSPISVEGNSLVFDGLNAPVTVGRYHSLFAKRDTLPGDIRVTAQTEDGVVMAIEHQKEAIAAVQFHPESIMSLDQDAGHKIIENVVSRLVQAKPLAETG; encoded by the coding sequence ATGCCGCAATTGGCAGACCAGAGTTTTGTAACCGAGAGCGGGATCACAATCCTGCGCAGCTCACGCCCTTCCGATTATGAGACCGGAACATCCGACTGGATCGACCGGCTGGATTCTGAACGCGGCGCCGTGCTGGCCTCGTCTTACGAATATCCTGGCCGTTACACCCGTTGGGATATGGCCTTGGTGAACCCACCGCTGGTTATGGAAGCGGCTGACCGGAAAGTCGAAATCCGAGCGCTCAACGAACGTGGCAAGGTGATTTTGCCGGCAGTTGCTGCAACCCTGAAAACCCATGCCGATGTTGAAAGCTTCTCGGCATCTGATGATCGCATCGATCTGACGGTCAAAAAACCGGATCGGGATTTCCAGGAAGAAGAGCGTTCGCGTCAGCCCTCTACGTTCTCCATCGTTCGCGCTCTGAAAGAGCTTTTTGCCTGCAACGATGATCAACTTGGTCTCTACGGCACCTTCGGTTACGACGTCGCCTTCCAATTCGAGCCGATCGATCTGAAGCTGGAACGCCCGGACGATCAGCGCGATGTGGTTCTGTTCCTGCCGGACGAAATCTTGATCGTCGACCACCATGGCAAACGCGCCTATGTGCTGGAGTATGATTTTGTCGTCGATGGTGTCTCCACTAAGGGACTGGAGCGGACCGGAGAAAAGCAGCAATACACTCCTGCCAACCGCGATCCGGGCCGCGGCGACCATGAACCGGGCGAATACGCCAAGCTGGTCGATGAAGCCAAAAACTATTTCCGCCGGGGGGATTTGTTTGAGACCGTGCCAGGACAGGTGTTTTATGAATCCTGCCCGAACCCTCCGTCGGCCGTTTCCAGGCGCTTGGCCCAGATCAATCCATCCCCCTATTCCTTCTTCTTCAATCTCGGAAACAACGAATATCTGGTCGGTGCTTCACCGGAAATGTATGTCCGGGTAACCGGTGGCCGCCGGGTGGAGACTTGCCCGATTTCAGGCACCATCCGCCGCGGTAAGAACGCCATTGAAGACGAAGCCCAGATCCGCAAGCTCTTAAATTCAGCCAAGGACGAAGCGGAACTCACCATGTGTTCCGACGTCGACCGCAACGACAAGAGCCGGGTCTGTGTGCCGGGATCGGTCAAGGTGATCGGCCGGCGCCAGATTGAGATGTACTCCCGTTTGATCCACACCGTGGACCACATTGAAGGCACCTTGCGCGAGGACATGGACGCGCTAGACGCGTTTCTCTCCCACACTTGGGCGGTGACGGTGACGGGTGCACCGAAACGCTGGGCGATGCAATTCATCGAGGATCATGAGAAATCACCACGGGCCTGGTATGGCGGCGCCATCGGTGCGGTTCTCTTCAACGGTGACATGAACACCGGCCTGACCCTGCGCACCGTGCGCATCAAGGACGGCGTGGCCCAGATCCGGGCCGGAGCGACCCTACTGTATGACAGCATCCCGGAAGATGAAGAGGCCGAAACCGAACTCAAGGCCGAAGCCATGCGCGCGGCCGTGCGTGAGGCTGGACTTGCCATAAAATCGGCAGATTCCGGTGACGCGCACAAACCTGGAGAAGGTCTGAAAATCTTGCTGGTCGATCATGAAGACAGCTTTGTACACACGCTGGCGAACTATTTCCGCCAGACCGGCGCTGATGTTGTGACCTATCGGACCCCGGTTGCCGACCACGTCTTCCATGATGTCAATCCGGATCTTGTTGTCTTGTCCCCTGGTCCCGGCAATCCAAAAGATTTTGATTGCGCGGCAACGATTGGCCGGGCCCGCGCCCGCGCGCTGCCGATTTTCGGTGTTTGCCTCGGACTACAGGCCTTGTCGGAGTATTTCGGCGCTGAACTCGGCCAGCTGGATGTGCCAATGCATGGCAAACCGTCCCCTATCAGCGTTGAAGGCAATTCCCTGGTCTTTGACGGTTTGAATGCACCGGTGACCGTCGGCCGCTATCATTCTCTCTTTGCCAAACGGGACACACTGCCCGGCGACATCCGCGTTACGGCTCAAACCGAAGACGGCGTGGTTATGGCAATCGAACACCAGAAAGAAGCGATTGCCGCCGTTCAGTTCCACCCGGAATCGATCATGTCTCTCGACCAGGACGCCGGCCACAAGATTATAGAAAACGTTGTATCCCGGCTGGTTCAAGCAAAACCGCTGGCCGAAACGGGGTAA